In the genome of Cyanobacteriota bacterium, the window CTTCCACCAGAGTTTGGATCCGTCGTACAAAGTCGCGTCCTGCTTCAATATCTACCCCAGCTTGGCGATAGTCCATAAATAAGCACCATCAGTAAGGTTGCTTCGCTACTGCCAGCACTGTGACAGCAATGATGTAACCAGTAAAGTTTAATGTCTGTAACATCACAATTTTATGTTAAGTTTTGCTAACAAAATCCAAGCCATGAAAATTTATGGATCAGCGAAAAATCCTTATTCCTAGAGGGATAGCCCCTGGAGTTGAGATTTTCATAAATTTGTGCATCCCCCAGCAACCCTGATCCCAGAATCAAAAGGTTTGTGATAACGTATTTCAGCTTGAGTTATTCATACATAAACACGAAATGAGTACGACTTCCTAGCATTCGGCTAGGTTATGGCAGTTTTTGCTAGTCGTCCGGTTCGAGTTGTTTTTCTATGAGGTTTATGAATCATCAGTTATTAAGTGGTTTAACAGCAACATTGCTGATTACAAACTTGAGTGGTGCGCCTTCGAGTTATGCTGAGTCGGCTGAGCTTGCTGAACTAACCCAAAAGTCAGCAAACCTAATTGCAACTGACTCTACGACGACACCTGAGTCGATCGTGCGTGACAGTGCAACTACGTCTGCTCCTGTTGACCAACCTCGGATGAACGGTCAGAGTTCGATCGCCGAGATTCTTGCCCATGAGGTATCGGGGCGACGAGCAGCAACGCTGTACGTGCGAGACATTCCAGTGCTGACTTTTCTAGATAGTACGTTGTCTTCGGCTGACCAGCGTTCCAATAGTGCTAGCACCTTGCCCGTTGATGTAAGCGCTACCCAGCCTGATTCCGTTGCTCAGCAACCTAGCGGCAGCTTCCAATTCTCCCAGTTGCAGAGCGACCCTGTCTGGAGAGCGATGACATTGGCAACTCAACTGAACTACTTACATCAACAACAACTCGATGCGACAAAAATCACCGTGAAGTGGGAGTCGGATCCGAATGTAAGGGAAGTTTCTATGCTTCCTGCTATGAAGGCTGACCAACAGTTGCCTAGCTATCCGTCAACCCTAGTTGCTGGTACACCTACATTGGATGCAGCAAAACTGCCCACGTCTACTTCAGTTCCTACAGGCGCAGTGAGTACTCTCGTTGTGCCACCAACTCGCTCTAACAATCCTCAGAGGGGGCGTTATGTGATTCAAGTGGATGGCAAAAATTTGCTGGTTATGGATACGACCACGATTTTGTCGGGGACAACCCAAAATCCTGCTGAAGATGCACTGCAAGCAACCAATCGTCTGCGGCGATTAATGGGGAATGCACCACCGTTGAAGGAAATTATGGGTATGCCTAAGGTTGAACAGACGGCTGTTGCCTATCGAACTCCTCGGTATCAATTTACTGGCATGGCATCTT includes:
- a CDS encoding septal ring lytic transglycosylase RlpA family protein; the encoded protein is MNHQLLSGLTATLLITNLSGAPSSYAESAELAELTQKSANLIATDSTTTPESIVRDSATTSAPVDQPRMNGQSSIAEILAHEVSGRRAATLYVRDIPVLTFLDSTLSSADQRSNSASTLPVDVSATQPDSVAQQPSGSFQFSQLQSDPVWRAMTLATQLNYLHQQQLDATKITVKWESDPNVREVSMLPAMKADQQLPSYPSTLVAGTPTLDAAKLPTSTSVPTGAVSTLVVPPTRSNNPQRGRYVIQVDGKNLLVMDTTTILSGTTQNPAEDALQATNRLRRLMGNAPPLKEIMGMPKVEQTAVAYRTPRYQFTGMASWYGPGFHGNYSANGEVFNQFALTAAHPHLPFGTMVRVTNLDNGRSVVVRINDRGPYAGGRIIDLSMGAAEAIGMLSSGVAQVRLEVLN